The Rosa chinensis cultivar Old Blush chromosome 7, RchiOBHm-V2, whole genome shotgun sequence DNA segment gacctctgaattggcacaatgGGGGCTCGCAGTCACAAAAAACGACCTCGAAAGGCCTGGATATGCGGTGCCGtctccaagtgctaattaaTGGATCACGAACTCATGGAGGAAGAGGTAGAGGCCTTCCATTCTTTGTATGAGAGGCTATCCTTATACTTGGTGGAAacagaggcctatgatcgagtcTCGACCTTAGAAATTGTTAATGAAGAGTTCACAGaccaagaagaggaggaagaagagattcgGCTTGCTCCAGCGGCATTGGATGACACACCTCCGAAGGTTAGGGACCCTACTGAAAAGGTCAATCTGGGAACAACTGATGAGCCTATAGAAGTGGCTATCAGcacttacttagagcctagcgagaaacagaggctcgtcGAATTATTGTTGGAATTCAAGGACTGCTTTGTGGAAAAATACGAGGACATGCCAGGCCTATCACCAGACTTGGTATGCCACCAACTACCAACGCTGCCTGATAAGAGAcctgtgaagcaagagccgcgaagaatgaactcGGAGACCCAAGTTCTGGTCAAAAAGGAAGTCGAAAAGATGTACAAGTCGGGcattatcagggtagccaagtacaataagtgGCTGtccaatatagtgcctgttcgcaagaagaatggcaagatgaggatCTGCGTagattacagagaccttaatttggctacacctaaagacgtctaccccatgcctGTTGCGGACATGTTGGTAGACGCAGTTCCAGGGCACGAACTGTTGTCTTTCATGGATGGTACAgcgggatatcaccagattcctgTCACGGAAGAAGATAGACACAAGACCGCATTCCGCTGCCCTGGGTTTGCCGGAGTTTTTGAATAtatggtcatgccttttggactgaagaatgcgggagcaacatatcagagagccatgaacctgatcttccatgacatacttgggaagatcttagaggtttacattgatgacgtcGTCGTGAAGTCTAAGAAGAGTGGAGATCACTTCACAGATCTCAGAAAAATTTTCGAGCGCATGCAactacacaagctcaagatgaatccagccaaatgcgtttttggagttcaggTAGGAGATTTcctgggattcattgtccatcaaagaggcattgaggtccctgaggataaAGCAAACGCGGTCATCAATGCATCTCCCCCGCGAACAAAGAAAGAGTTACAGCGACTACTGGGTAGGATCAACTTTTTGCGACGATTCATTTCTAACTCTTCAGGCAAAATCCATCCATTTTCCCCACTGTTGAAGTTGCAAGGACAaaatgagtttgtgtgggaacctaaacatcaagaggctttcgataAAATCAAGGCCTATCTGGCGAGCCCGCCAGTGCTTGTTCCTCCTAGAACGGGATTTCCATTAAAGTTGTAtgtttcagcagctgaggcttccattggtaGCCTCCTCGCTCAGGATGATGCAAATGGTGTTGAACATGccatcttttacctcagtaagacactcacagattgcgaaacaaggtacactccaatggaaaagctgtgtcttacattatacttctcagcatgcaagttgcggcattacatgttgtcctttactacttgcatcattgctcaaaccGATCTAGTCAAATATATGCTATCGGGacctatcttgagaggccgtattggcaagtgggtgctcGCCTTATCAGAATTCTCGCTACAGTATGTGCCACAGAAAGCAATAAAGGGCAAGCCATAgcagactttctggcacatcaccctatgctGGATGTCCCCGCGGTTAGAGATTTAGAGGTCGCTGCCACAACTTTAGATCACTCAGATTTAGCGTGCTTGCCAGAGTACGCCGCGCTttatcaagccacagtctcaCTCCAGCcttgggtgttatattttgacggGTCAAGAACAGATACGTTAGCAGGAGCAGGGGTTGTCTTGGAAAACCCAACCGGCGATCGATTTTCCTACTCTTTCCAGTTGGAGTTCCAGTGTACCAATAACCAAGCAGAGTATGAGGACCTCATTATAGGCCTAGAAGTACTACTGGAAATGGGAATCGGAGATGTACAAATACTTGGCGATTCTCTCTTGGTTATCAATCAGTTGTGCAATGAGTTCAGATGCAATAGCTTCACGTTGGTTCCTTATTGGAACAGGGCATTAGACCTATTGGACCAGTTTGATAACATACATCTTGAGCACATTCCTCGCGAGCGAAATTTTGCAGCGAACAAGTTGGCCCAGCTGGCAACAGGGGTAACATTGAGATATGGCGTGCGGGAGAGAATCCTTAAAGTCGAGCGTCGCACACTCCCTTCATGGATGGCGAGAAGAGATCCTCCAGATGATACCTCAGTCGCGACCTTGGAACCCATTGACGTGGATTGGCGCATCCCTTTGATCGCTTATCTCAAGCAGCCAGATCCCACTGCCGACAGGAAGATTCGTTTTCTTGCACTAAATTACTTTCTTAGAGGTAACGAGTTGCGACGACGCGgcgaagatggcatagacttcagATGTGTTTATGGCTGCGAAGCGAAACAACTCATGCGCGAAGTTCATTCCGGCATTTGTGGGGCTCACCAAGCAGGTCCAAAGATGCGATGGTTGCTCAGACGACATGGATATTTTTGGCCCAGTATCTTGAAGGATTGCATCGCATTCGCTAAAGGTTGTTTGGACTGCCAAGCTCATGGGCCGGTCCAGCATGTCCCTAATGTTCCAATGCAACCCattattaagccttggcctGCAAGAGGATGGGCGCTAGATttaattgggatgattcacccacattcatcacttcagcacaagttcatcattgtcgcGACCGATTTCTTTACAAAATGGGTCGAAGCAGAACCTTTGAAAGAAGCATCTGGTGGTGCGTTGCGACAATTCCTATTTAGGAACATCATATGCAGATTTGGTATCCCAGAAGTTTTTGTTTCGGACCGGGGGGCAGCTTTCATGGGTGGTGAAGTTGATAAACTGGCAAAGGAATGGGGAATACAGTTCATCCATTCCAGTCCTTATTATGCTCAGTCTaatggtcaagcggaggccagcaacaaaatcatcatcactttGCTGAAGAAAATGTTGGAAGCTAATCCGCGACAATGGCATGAAACCCTTTATGAGACTCTTTGGCCTACCGCACATTGAAGCGAAATCCCACCGCGACTACACCttatgctttgatgtttggcCATGACGCAGTCCTGCCTTTGGAAGTCAACGTCCAATCATTACGAGTCCAAGAGCAACATCATCTCATTGGAGAAGACTACGTTCAGGCTATGTGGCAggaacatgaagaccttagcGAAAAGCGCTTGGAGGCTTTAGATAGTTTGGTCATGGAAAAGCAACGAGTCGCTCGAGCCTATGACAAGCGAACGAGGGGAAGGAATTACAGCGAAGGagagttggtttggaaagcagttcTCCCGCTTGGTGAAAAATTAGATGGTCGCGGCAAATGGACTCCAagatgggaaggcccgtacatcaTTTATAAAATCTTAGGGAAAGGagcttttcatctcaaggacCTGGATGGAGATGTCCATCATAACTCTATCAATGGGAGATACTTGAAGAAATACTTTCTCAATGTCTGGGACTCAGAGGAGTCGTAGACAGTTTATTAGCATAAGACATGGGAGACAATTCTAGTGTTCCTACTCTTGCaaagcccattcatgaaggcctgtttttgaggcccataatcatttctttgctatgcctagcaacactaggggggcaacactaaACAATACTAAGcctatttagccctaaaaaaataataataataaaataattaaaaaaaagtcataAATACAACTCTTCGGGAGCAATTCTAAGTGTCCCTACACTCGCGAAACTACTAAGCCGAGTCAGCGGCTCCGGAAACTTTTTTCAGCTTTGCCCTCGCAggaaaggctgagctcaagggaaatgtaagAGCCACCACCGTGACCACCGCCTccatcggaagtagtcttcatgtggccaaagatgtcctcaccgtgtatgggaaacagtggaagggttttaaTCTCCTGGTAATCTTCTCCTTGTTGTTCCatgatggatccaccaacaagccctgatctttgcttgggcacttgaacatccgaagtgagcttcttcttcttctgcttctcccGAGCCCTTTGGTTCACGAACCAAAAATAGACATTCTTGAACTCGATCCTGCCGTACCATTTCAGCTGGAGACAGATCCTCTGAATCTGCTCTATAGTTGGGGACCTAACTCCTTTGTTGTAGAAAAGCTCATTGAGGATTCTTATATGATCTGTAGTGGGAATCCACCTAGTACGGCTCTTCCTGTGAAGCATGCTAGCACTACTCCCAGCTGCTTGGTTACTTCCTCCATCCTCATTTGGATGCcggttttgtggttccattggtGATGGATTGAGAGAATGCGAGAATTgaagagtgatgatgatgagtaattaagaaagattgctGTTAGAAATATTCGAGTTGATGAAatgattttgggattggaaatttgggtttataatGTGGAGGAAGATATAGGCATGCAAATGTCCACCCGTGGATGGACGGTCAAAGAGAAGAGTCAGTAAAGCGTGATTAAAGTTGCCCTAAATTTCGGAAAAGAAGATATTATCTTCTCACGGTGGGGAACCGAACGGTCTTCGAGGAGGTAACtgttccattttcaatattatcttctcacggTGGAGTTTCCCAAGAATTTTGAGTTGGGGCCTATATTTGGGGCCTtgcgagacacaattattgACTCTTCACGGATATTtgaatatcaggataagaaaacagcattatattcataaagtggctttgcggccaaaagtaGTACATttattacaaagccaaaagtggctagaatacaaaacaggaatctGTGGATATCTTTTGAATCTTTGCTCgagtggaagcagctatggaatccaacgtcgggttgagccgcgccattatcccAAGGAAAGGCAGACTTCAGGAAGAAAAAGAGGAGTAACGGAGCCCCCGCGCCCCCTTTCCATGGAAGCGGCAGAGGAATACAACATGGGCTCGCCAACGCcagtatccatgagaaggggagactccagtcaaagaaaatggagcctccaagccccctcaattggaagcagctatggaatccaacgtcgggttgagccgcgccattatctcaaggaggggAAGAGAGTGAAGGAGCCGAATATCAGCTTGAGTCTCTGGACCCCCTCTAGCCTTAGTAACCACCATTAGTTGGACGTGAAGTATAGGAACAGCCATTCtgtagcttgaacccattccttcaaagagtccatcccttctcatccctccaagattctatcaagaagagaaagggggagaaggaggtgagaaccaaagccccttccatctggagggcacaacacgggccgggtccagaaggaaggaaacagaggaggaaagacgaACCTCAATTTGGCTTCCCTCCCTT contains these protein-coding regions:
- the LOC112177605 gene encoding uncharacterized protein LOC112177605, which translates into the protein MEEEVEAFHSLYERLSLYLVETEAYDRVSTLEIVNEEFTDQEEEEEEIRLAPAALDDTPPKVRDPTEKVNLGTTDEPIEVAISTYLEPSEKQRLVELLLEFKDCFVEKYEDMPGLSPDLVCHQLPTLPDKRPVKQEPRRMNSETQVLVKKEVEKMYKSGIIRVAKYNKWLSNIVPVRKKNGKMRICRDITRFLSRKKIDTRPHSAALEVYIDDVVVKSKKSGDHFTDLRKIFERMQLHKLKMNPAKCVFGVQVGDFLGFIVHQRGIEVPEDKANAVINASPPRTKKELQRLLGRINFLRRFISNSSGKIHPFSPLLKLQGQNEFVWEPKHQEAFDKIKAYLASPPVLVPPRTGFPLKLYVSAAEASIGSLLAQDDANGVEHAIFYLICATESNKGQAIADFLAHHPMLDVPAVRDLEVAATTLDHSDLACLPEYAALYQATVSLQPWVLYFDGSRTDTLAGAGVVLENPTGDRFSYSFQLEFQCTNNQAEYEDLIIGLEVLLEMGIGDVQILGDSLLVINQLCNEFRCNSFTLVPYWNRALDLLDQFDNIHLEHIPRERNFAANKLAQLATGVTLRYGVRERILKVERRTLPSWMARRDPPDDTSVATLEPIDVDWRIPLIAYLKQPDPTADRKIRFLALNYFLRGNELRRRGEDGIDFRCVYGCEAKQLMREVHSGICGAHQAGPKMRWLLRRHGYFWPSILKDCIAFAKGCLDCQAHGPVQHHKFIIVATDFFTKWVEAEPLKEASGGALRQFLFRNIICRFGIPEVFVSDRGAAFMGGEVDKLAKEWGIQFIHSSPYYAQSNGQAEASNKIIITLLKKMLEANPRQWHETLYETLWPTAH